ACTGATGAACAGTGTTTTGCTTGGAAAAATAGACATAGGTGGTGACTAGTGACCGTGTAAATAAGTACTTTTTGGCGGTTTAGGCCGCTATTAAATTTACCACTAGTGATTTATTGACGTATTTTGGCCGTCAGCTGGCCGCCAAAAATTTAAACAGCGGCGGTTTTGTTCATTTAGCCAATGAAGGTTTTTGGCCGCAAATCTATTGTGTTTTTCTTGCGGTGCATTACTCCCTTTTGAACTTTTTCTCTAATCAAGTGATAATCTATTTTAAGATGTTTTGTTCTTTCGTGGAAAACATGATATTGATGCTATATGTGTGGCAAGTGGTGTGGTGGCAGGTTTTGAAGCTAATAAACCAACGTCTTCAAACATTAATTAAGCAATATTTTCTCTAAGATATGGTGATCCATTGAGTTGAATGAACAACTTCTAATCctagaaaatatttgagaatGTCAAGGTCTTTGATTTTGAAGTTTGCATCTAGGTTGTCCTTAATTATgcaagaaatttgatttttggtagcGTCTATTTTTGTTACAAGTTGTTGGCAAAAACTACCTTTCTAAAGGTAGTTTTTGCCAAcgacttgtaacaaaaaaaggcGTTGCCAAAAACCAAATTTCTCAACAATTGAAGTCCCCAACAACTAttatatcatccacatatactAGAATAGCTTGTTtaggggttgaattgtgttaaaaAGCCTCATGTCGAATGTCAGTTGGCATGGATAAGAGTctataagtaagaggcaatcaTTACCTTACCGGACGGTTTTGTAGTGTTGAGTTAGGCCAATTCCTAATTCTAAGTTGGTATCAGGGTCTCTCCAAGATCCAATGGGTCACCCATCCTTTATATCCGTACACACTAAGCCAAATAATGTTGGGCGCCAAGGGGTGATTTAAGGTCAATTTTGATTCGAAAGCatcatttttatagtttttataCTACAAGAATTTCATTACTCACTACAAAGAAAGATAAAAGCTACGACAGCTGAATTTGGCAAGCGGTGGCGGTTTTGAACTGCCGCTATTTGATCGTTGCGGCGGTTTACCAAGCATCAAAGTTTTCGGCGTCGCTAGGTCATTCAGCGACGGTTTTTGCAACTGCTGGAATAACCGTCGGTACGTTATTTTGCTGCAATTTGGGTTTGTTTTGCTTCTGTTGTTtactgaaatttttttaaaaaaacatattgagATGGCAGTTTTAAAAGGCAACAAAACTGCtgcaaaaatcttttaaaaaaaataaaaatatataggttATATGGTGGCAGTTTTAAAAGGCAACAAaacttaaaaatgatttttaaaaaaatcccaacaataaattgggtattttttttattttacaaatttacTCAAATCTGACTAACTAAATGAGTCTTACTTTCCTATTACTAAccgttggatattccgccttcattgcggtccgcccccatcttcctaattgcggcatttgggttgccttcattgcagcctccaacaccttcattgtgttgggtgtgaaggggtggatttagtcccacattgttAAGAGATATGGTctgtgtagcgtttatatagttttggcaacactcaccttacaagccggttttgtgatgatgagttagacccaatataaaatttgacactaactaattaataaaactttttttttaaaaaaaaaacataaaaaattaataaaagtaaCCCATCTATATGTACAAGGAGTATACATTGGAGAGTAGATACAAGACCTGCATAAAAATGCAGAACCAGAACTATCATccgaaacaaacaaacaaaattaagaaaaagtCATCCTAGAATAATAGGCCCTTTTAACAATGCAAACtataaacaaaaacagaaagaaaaaaatacaacaccATCATGTAAGACCAAAAAGGAAAGGCAAATAAAGAACAGTTTGAGCGCCAAAACAGAATAACAAACCACCACCCCCATTGCAGACCAGCCACTGACAAACACTACCTATACCCTAAATAGAAAAAAAGGAAATAGAGCACACGCTACTGTCAcaacaatttcaaaaattaatttgaatgtttatttttcttaaattgtactttgtttttttgtcaagtCTCAAGTCGTATTTATTATCTCACTTGATTtaattgtttataatataaattattgttCAGTGTAAATGAATGACCATGATTTCACTTATAGATAATGTGACTAGCTAGAGAGGATTCCCTCCCATTCAAAAATCACACGGTCacagtcaaaaaaaaaaagaaaagaaaaagaaaatttaccttttgatttagttaattatttaatattttaattttaatagttcataagaaaataaatattataatatgaatgaaacaattgaaaatattaaatGCTTCAAACaagtataataattaattaacacaAATACTgaagtataataataaaaatattaatttcagtcaaaaataaaataaaatattaaaaacatacctaattgtatttatatatttttttacttttcaagCATCTTTTTTACCTTCCCTAACTTtcaatagtatatatatataatgaacaTGTTAGTCCTGAATCtcacaaggaaaaaaaaatataaggtgAATAAATCTTTGACAATGGCCTTCTACAACAACCAATCTTATCTTTGCTtgattttgttcattgctttgataTTTCTTCCTAATTCAGGTAATGAATATAAGTTTATTTAATCTCTCGAGTTCTATAATTTATATAGAATTAACTAACAcatatattcataaaaaaattcaaatatataggAATTAACTTTCTTTTTGTTGTAGGATTGGGAATAATATGTCAACGAGCTGGTACTTGCGCAAGTAGTACGATATGCAATAATTACTGCCATAGCAAGGGCTTTAAGCAAGGTGGTGCATGTTATGCATTGATTGCTGGTGTTCTTCGTTGTTGTTGTAATGAAAACTAAGTTATTGTAATTGTAAtctttaataaaagaaaataaagaaaatgcaTACCTTAAGTATGTATGTTTAGAATATTTGTTAAGTATTGATTgtgtaaaattaaataaatccttgaactttgattattattattattattattatatctaCGTGAAAATGTAATAGTAGTTCTTTCCTCTCTTGTTTCAAACTATCGAATATGGATGAATGTTAATTTAATGctttaaaatttgaacttatGTACTAAAAAAAACGTTTAGATAAAATGGTGCGTGTCTCTTTAACTGAATCGAGATCCTGAGTTCAATCTCTGATGCTTGTTTATGTGTGAAAATAATAGTATTTATAAAGTTGGTAAATGAGCTGTTGATTTATTCatattgtgaaaaaaaaaaaaaaaagcgctATTCTTACTTGCATTTGTTATATAGTAATCATCATATGttctaatttatattaaaacatttttttattacatttcTATGGTAAAATTTGGCGAGTCTCATTAGGTCATAACGAGTCTGGTTTGTGTAGAagttaatttaaataagaatcaACACTTTAGTGCATTAACTATTGAGTCATTTAGAGAGTGTattttaaaatggttttataATTCAGAAGGAAGTGTACGTCAATTGTCAAACAACCatttggttttgaagatgttcaattttttgaatatttttttgttaaaaaataacgatttttatttattcaaatttgtATAGTATATTGATCGAAAttattacatattcaaattcaCTAAAATCTAAAAAGAATGAATCTACAAACAAGTTCATCTCacccgagttaatagcataaaacgatcTAATAACAAAGCTTACATTTGGTATGACATAATTCAAATGTCCGAAATAGTCATGCCTTCGGATATGTAACATTGAAGACGCTATAAAAtcattgaatctgcactgaatttAGATTGAAGCAAAATTTGTATTTCCTGAATATGTTTACAAattaatttaagaaaaatttATATGGTCTCAAAAGTTCTCATATCTTGGTATAAAAACCAAGTAATTTTATTAGAGGACATGTGGATACAATTGTTTAAAAaacacatactccctccgtgacaatatataagcaaaagtcacatttctaggttcattgtatatttaatgtatctggttaTAGGACAGATACATTtaatatacaatgaacctataaagttaatttttgtttatatattatcACGCAGGgagtatataaattaaaaatgatattcTTATAGTTCAAATAGGTGtagatgatattatctttggttatACTAGTTAAAGTTTTTGCAAGAAGTTCTTTAAGGTAGTGTAGAATAAGTTTGAAATGAGTATGATAGGAGAAATCAAGTTCtttctcaaaattcaaatcaagcATGACTCATTACTATATGCAAATAAACAAGACAAGGGAGGGTTTCTGGTTTTTTGTCCGGTTAGAATAGCTATTCTTCTTTATTCTCTCCTGGGCCTGATTGTATTTggttttttggaaaaaaattttTAGGCCCCTCTATATTACCTTCAAGCCTCCCATCTTGATCATTTTACCCTTGAAGCCAATTTGGACTTTGTAATACGAATTTGTATGATTTCGTATCGTAACTATAGAATTCGcggaagtcccacattgcttagattCCCAACTGTTtaatgtataaatatgtgagggtaACATCACCTTATGAGTTAACTTTTTGGGATGAGATCCAAatatatttaacatggtataaggactgcaatgtggacATTTGACCCAGGATCatgctaggcgtgagggtgacTGTTGAATATGTTGGTTGTTGTGTtggaagtctcacattgcttatgTTCTCGGACTGTTtaatgtataaatatgtgaggacaaTCTCACCTTATGGATTAGGTTTTGGATGCGATCTAAGCAATTtaacacaaatattttattttatttttgtacaaaacacaaataaattttcttttagtagatagaaaaaaaacaaaaacagaagaaaaaatgttttgatattttagtagatagaaaaaaaacaaaaacagaagaaaaaatCTTTTAGGATTTTCCTTATACTTATACTACTAGTACTACTTATAGAACAGAAATTAGacattttatttaacaaaaagaaTACAAAATGAAGTAATACTCCATCCATTCATTCATCTAAAAAGCcacctaaaattaaatttctctTTGTGCAGCAGGAGACTATACTTTCTCATAAAGACTGTGCACCGTTTAGTAGCACCACTGAGATTGTAACGAATGTCTATGACACAAAATTCGGAGTAACATCATTTGATAAAACTAGCGGCATAaccttttctcttttcttttttatttttattcattcctTTCATCCAAAACCAAAACTACCTTTTCTTCAAAACCACCAAAACCATTTCTCTTTCTTACATAATCCTAATAATAACCCTTTTGTTTTTCTGTGTGAAACCTCCCAAAAACCATTTTGAACTTATCtaacaaagagaaaaaataataatcattttttaaatgacaaagataaaaaaaattatgtaaccTCCTAGAACAAGACCAGAATACTCACACAtgggtggttttttttttttggtaaagaccAAGTTTTCAATCAATAAAGCATGTGAGTGCTctctctctaaaaaaaatttgattggtTTTCTGGGTTTgtgaagaacaaaaaaaaaaaaaacctctttcTTTGCTTCACTCTCTCTTATTTGCTCTTGtctaaagttttgattttttgtttgttttttatataacCAAAGAAATCAAGTTTAGTGTTTAGTGAGTCCTTTCAATTTCTTCATCCAAGTTCTCTCTATGTTTCTTTCAAATCCTATGTTGTTTTTGGTTATTGTTTTTGTATAGATTGTTTGTTTAATTAGCATGATAATGACCCAATTGagaataaaaaatcaataaaaaaaccCACTTTTGGAATAGTGAAAGTCGCTTTCTTTGAAGGTAAGAGaggtttttttattatatttttatgcaaCTTGTTATGATCCTCTCTCTAGGGTTGTGTTTTGTTTAGAATCTGATGTTTTCTGTTGCATAATCCATTCATAGGATTTGAAAGAATCTTATCTTCTTTTGCTTCCTTAATTGGATACAACAACTTCACAATATTTCagatctttttcttttgtgtaCTTGATAagtacataaaaattattatccattttttttttctatctactTTCTCTCTCCTCAAACAGTACCATATTTCATAAACCATATCTCAAAAAAATTGCACCAAAAGATTAACTGAACAAAAGGGTGTTCAAAAGATTGAAACTTGATTCAAGTTTTTGAAAAAAGATAAGATCTTGCTATGGAGTGTGGTTTAGATCTGCATGCAAAGATGGTGAATGAAACAGAACAAGATGGTTTTGGAAATTTAGAAGTTTCTGAAAGAGATATGTGGTTGAATAATACTACAAATAATCATCATGATCatgatcatgatgatgatgttattttaggtatgaatatgaatatgaatgatgatgatgcaTCTATGTTCTATGTTGATTTTCCACCTTTACCTGATTTTCCATGCAtgtcatcatcttcttcatcttcatcatcttcagtgCCTCCATTGAAAACTATTGCATGTACTTCAACTACAACTACTACtacttcttcatcttcctcgGCTTCTTCTTCCTCTGCAGCTTCTTGGGCTATTTTGAAATCAGATCTTGATGAAGTTCATGGTGAGAAAATCAATAGTACTCAAAATGGTTACATGCATCATCCATTAGATCATCATGGTCAACATGCAACAACTTTATCTTCAACTGCATCTATGGAGAtttctcaacaacaacaagatcTTGGTGTTTCTGATAACAATcatgttgttgttggtggtggtgattGCATGGATGATGATGGTATTATGGATACTTTTGGTTACATGGAACTTTTAGAAGCAAATGACTTTTTTGACCCTgcatcaatttttcaaaatgatgaagaaaatcCTTTAGTTGATTTCACACAAGAACAACAAGTTCAAGTGCAAGATgagtatcatcatcatcatcaacaagttCCAATGATAATGCATGATGATAGTGAAACAAAACTACAAGAACAAGAAAATAATGATGTTTTTGTTTGTGATGTTACAAACAATGAGgaagaaaataattttcttcaaGGATGTGTTGATGATGGTGTTGTTAATGATGAGATGAGTAGTGTTTTTTTGGAATGGCTTAAATCAAACAAAGATAGTGTATCAGCAAATGATTTGAGAAATGTGAAGCTTAAGAAATCAACAATTGAAAGTGCTGCTAGTAGATTAGGCGGTGGAAAAGAAGGAATGAAACGATTGTTGAAACTTATTCTTGAATGGGTTCAAACTAGTCATTTACAAAACAAAAGACTCAAAGAAGACACAACATTAGCCTCAAATCTTGCTCCTCAAACACAACAATTTCAAGATCCATGTCAAAACCAAAACACAACAAACACTTTCGCACCTGTCGAATCAAACGCTTGTTTTAACCAATGGTTAGATCAAACACAACCTCTCATTGTACCACCGCAACAATTTTCGCAACCAGTGGTTGGAGTTGGATATGTCGGTGATCCTTATAACACAAATGGTTCGGTTTCGAATAACTTTAACCCTTACCAACCTGCTGCTACTAATGAGTATCATCATATGTTGGAATCGAATCAATCATGGGGTGCTTCACAGTTCAATGTTGCATCAAACTACAATCAATCATTTGTTGAAAACAATAACAGCAATATGATTCAACCGCACGGTGTCAGTTTTGGAGGGTATGGAAATCAATATAATTCTTATCAGTTTTTTCATGGACCTGGTGATAGGTTAATGAGGTTAGGTCCTTCTGCTACAAAAGAAGCTAGAAAGAAGAGAATGGCAAGGCAAAGAAGGTTTATATCTCATCATCGGCATCAgaataataatgataatcaGAATTTTCAAGGTTCTGATTCGCTTGCAAGATTGGGAAGTGGTGATAGTTGCACCAATGTTGTTGGTGCCGGTTCTCATGCAAATCCAGCTAATTGGATGTATTGGCAGACTATGCCTGGTGGGGCAGCAGCTTCATTGGCACCTGTTGCTCCGGTTGAGCCGACGCAGCCTCTGGTGGATCGTGACCGCCACACCATGCATACACAGAATTCTCATCAGGGTCGAAATGCATCAGATAAGAGACAGGTTTGTGGACGTTAACTTAATCATATTATTGTTAGATTATATGTTATTGTTTTGGTTATTCATATGATCTATGATGTGTGATCATTAGAAATGCATGTCTAAGCAAATATTTGTGATTGAACTTTTAAATTGTGTTGAAGTTTTAAATTGTTGTCTGCAACAATGTAATGGTTTCACATGTCTCCGCAATGGCATTGCAACCGCTATTGTGGGTGCATCAGCCACATTTTCTCGCATTTTACTAGAATATAAAAATCGTTGTTAACATAAATTATTTACTTGTCGATAAATTTAAGATGGTTTTAGTTCTTTCTTTATGAATGATTGATTGATGGTTATTTTGTGGCGATGTCTTTGATCGATAGGGTTGGAAGCCTGAGAAGAACTTGAGGTTCCTTCTACAAAAAGTGTTGAAGCAAAGTGATGTTGGAAGTTTGGGGAGAATTGTTTTGCCAaaagtaattattaatttatttgaatttatacaTTTTGTACATGAATTAATGTTTTATTGATTCATAATTTTGATTGCGAAACTTGAACAGAAAGAGGCAGAAACACATTTGCCACAATTGGAGGCAAGAGATGGAATTTCCATTACAATGGAAGACATTGGAACTTCTCGAGTTTGGAATATGCGCTATAGGTAAGCCAAATTTGACATATAGGAAAAATTGTCATTGTCATtgtcattttctttttgtttttgtttttatgttcaTCATACATTGAGACTAAAATGTTCTGTTGTATTATTTCTTGGAGCATCAGATACTGGCCAAACAACAAAAGCAGAATGTATTTGCTTGAGAATACTGGTGAGTTATTCTGCTTATTTATTGGCTTTTGGTGCTTCGTATTTTTCGTTTTTGTTTTcacaatttcatttcattttttaggtGACTTTGTGAAAGCTAATGGACTCCAAGAAGGAGATTTCATAGTGATATACTCTGATGTGAAGTGTGGCAAATTTGTAAGAAACTTTcacttattattaatttttttagaattttttacttaattttcaTAGATTTGCATTTCCTTTCttttaaataattgatttaATTGCTACAACACTTGATTGAGATTAAACCAATGTTTTGAAAATCGGACCATACCAACTGGTTCAACCGGTTAAACTGGAATCTCCCTCTGAATTGGTTGAGCCGTGGTTATTTCAACCcgatttcatttttaaaatttttatgtcgtctttaatatattttttcactcATTATATATTCATTCGTCAAATGGTTGGTTGAACTGATTGAACCAAAGATCTGAGATATCTTGTTTCGATCTTTGgttcgatttttaaaacattggatTAGACCATTCAAACTTCATTGTTGAATTAATTTCTATTCCCAATTGGATTAGAACGAGAAGGTCTTCTTTATCAATCCATCCATTTGAATTGCATAGTCAAACAATCATGACCGTTGGATTGGATTGAGATATAGTTCAGTCTCGTGTTTACCAATCTCAATCCAAAGGTCTAAATTGCTTGAATAGAACAAACAATATCATCATTATTGAattgacttctttttttttttagttctataaaattttaatgtgaatattatttttcttataaaaagttAATTAACGTGTGAATATAATTTATGTGATACAGATGATAAGAGGAGTTAAAGTGAGACAACAACAAGGAGCAAAACCAGAGGCAAAAAAAGCAGGAAAATCACAGAAAAACCAGCATGGGAATAATTCAGCAATTCCAGCTGGAAATGCTGCTGTGGATAATAATGGAACGTCATCTTcaccaaagagaaaaaaatgaaaatatagtaTAAATTAATGTGATATAGTAAGGatgaataatatatatttatattatagttGAGTAGAATAAATAAGAGAGACCCTGAACATGCCAGGGTCAGAAGGATTTGTAGTATTATATTTGTTGTGGAATTTAATTGCAAATTGTTGTGTGAAAATGATGTATGTGGATATGTATATTTAACTTTGTTGTCCATTTTTAACTTGGATTTTGAAGTTCATAGAAATTAAATCATGCATGGTGTGCACAaatgaaataatttaaaaaaatattaattttaatttttgatataaataaaactaaattacTAAATAAGCTTGTATGTACAAACACATCTGACTTTATGGTGGAGcatgattttaaatttcaattgtGGTTCAATATTTTTTGATACAAAGAGGGAAAGAAAAGggaaaacaaacaacaaataaattatcTAGAAAATAAAGTCCTACAAACACCATTATGGTTTAATACGCAGTAATGGTTGCAGCAATAAGGTGTAATTATTTAGAAATTTTACAAAATGACATCATTGTCACTACACTTATTCATCATTACAAAGTTTTACACACCAAAACTGAATGTGTTTAAAATATACGTTTGAGATATTGTTAAAAAGTAAGCTTTTTTATTAGAATTGATATTTGGATTtgaatttcataaattttacattttgttGAGAAAAGTTGaacaatatatataatcaaaattGTCTGATGCGGTTACGATGTGTCCATATACGTGAATGAAAATTACATTGTACTAGTAGCAAGATGCACTTGCAGAGGTACTGTATCAGTAATATTACGGATGCAATTGCGGATACTTACGGCAATTTAAAATCATGTACAAGAGCAATATGACTTATAGAGATTAAGAGCTAATATCTCCGTAactgaggttgaagaagaaaaattacaTGAGTGAGTTTTGAGTTAACCATGTATCAACAATTACTTTGTAGTCCATCTAAAATTTTATCGCAATAAGATAATTACAATACCTGTATCGATCTGTATATTATTCCCCAAAACATCTTATATATGTTGGATTTTTTTGACTTATATTGCAGGGTGTGCATGCAGCAACAAAAAGGTGTGTAACGTGTACGTGACGTAAAGAAGTACTAGTAatctgttctggactgggccaagagctggcccaatcacttatgcccgacatttggggcatggcccaataaggggagacctccccgacacgtcagccaatgacgtgtcctgctcgacataacggaTTAGCTCCACGCTAATCACGTGCTCGTCTATCCATGCACGATGACTCATTCGgccttagcttaacagctaagcagcacgtttagcacggCTCCTTTATCCAGCCACAGCTGTCACGGagcttatcccttacccgcgaatagcggaacggctccaaccaagatagaggcaaaataacggccttcccctacgatacagggactatcttggcagttgagtctattgggccggttatcccggcccaatagaccaacctttggcccagcgctgggggcactatataagctctcctagacaggagagccaggtattctgattcATTCTATaccttactttctctctcttctcttgtaTCTCCTTTGTtctctttgctgacttaggcatcggagcacctgcaggtacaaacccccccttcggtgtggaagcttgctcaacggaccggccatcaacctttctgatcaccaggttagatcagtggcgccgtctgtgggaactgAGTTCCTCCCCTTCTTTAATCTTTCCTAAAGAA
This genomic interval from Trifolium pratense cultivar HEN17-A07 linkage group LG6, ARS_RC_1.1, whole genome shotgun sequence contains the following:
- the LOC123888036 gene encoding B3 domain-containing transcription factor ABI3 — its product is MECGLDLHAKMVNETEQDGFGNLEVSERDMWLNNTTNNHHDHDHDDDVILGMNMNMNDDDASMFYVDFPPLPDFPCMSSSSSSSSSSVPPLKTIACTSTTTTTTSSSSSASSSSAASWAILKSDLDEVHGEKINSTQNGYMHHPLDHHGQHATTLSSTASMEISQQQQDLGVSDNNHVVVGGGDCMDDDGIMDTFGYMELLEANDFFDPASIFQNDEENPLVDFTQEQQVQVQDEYHHHHQQVPMIMHDDSETKLQEQENNDVFVCDVTNNEEENNFLQGCVDDGVVNDEMSSVFLEWLKSNKDSVSANDLRNVKLKKSTIESAASRLGGGKEGMKRLLKLILEWVQTSHLQNKRLKEDTTLASNLAPQTQQFQDPCQNQNTTNTFAPVESNACFNQWLDQTQPLIVPPQQFSQPVVGVGYVGDPYNTNGSVSNNFNPYQPAATNEYHHMLESNQSWGASQFNVASNYNQSFVENNNSNMIQPHGVSFGGYGNQYNSYQFFHGPGDRLMRLGPSATKEARKKRMARQRRFISHHRHQNNNDNQNFQGSDSLARLGSGDSCTNVVGAGSHANPANWMYWQTMPGGAAASLAPVAPVEPTQPLVDRDRHTMHTQNSHQGRNASDKRQGWKPEKNLRFLLQKVLKQSDVGSLGRIVLPKKEAETHLPQLEARDGISITMEDIGTSRVWNMRYRYWPNNKSRMYLLENTGDFVKANGLQEGDFIVIYSDVKCGKFMIRGVKVRQQQGAKPEAKKAGKSQKNQHGNNSAIPAGNAAVDNNGTSSSPKRKK